In the Sarcophilus harrisii chromosome 1, mSarHar1.11, whole genome shotgun sequence genome, one interval contains:
- the LOC100923497 gene encoding zinc finger protein 345-like has product MASALPLARPHQGSVTFQDVAVAFSREEWGQLGPAQKELYREVMLENYQNLVGLGLAVSSAHVVCQLEQGEGPWVPEGDAPGSSHAGWETKFSASKLGIAIKESSQEILTRVDICVSNLGEAWKLKANLETPQSNKEKNIHKYDSYGEGEYNECGKSFTYNSNLMEYQTIHISKKLYECHECGKVFSQKAEIRQHQRIHTGEKPHECNECGKAFRRSSQLTEHQRIHTGEKPYECNECGKAFRQRSKLTRHQRIHTGEKTHVCNECGKAFHQSSALIQHQTVHTGEKPYECQECGKAFSLSTRFIVHQRIHTGEKPYECPECGKAFHQRTGLTEHQRIHTGERAYRCNKCGKTFCQRTGLTQHQRIHTGEKPFECKECGKAFCQRTRLTQHQRIHTGEKPFECKECGKAFRVRTLLTQHQIIHTGEKPFECKECGKAFRLSTGLSEHQRIHTGEKPYECNECGKAFRWSAGLSRHQTIHTGEKPFECSECGKAFRLSTALTEHQRIHTGEKPFECNECGKAFRLSIGLTEHQRNHTGEKPYECSECGKAFSQSTQLNRHQRIHTGEKPYECNECGKAFCQRANLMQHQTVHTGEKPYECNECGKAFSQSTALTGHLRIHTGEKPYECNECGKAFRLRTGLTEHQRIHTGQKPYECNECGKAFRLSKQLTQHYRIHTGDRLLEGRAF; this is encoded by the exons ATGGCCTCAGCGCTCCCCCTGGCCCGGCCCCACCAG GGGTCTGTGACTTTCCAGGACGTGGCCGTGGCCTTCTCCCGGGAGGAGTGGGGGCAGCTGGGCCCAGCCCAGAAGGAGTTGTACCGGGAGGTGATGCTGGAGAACTACCAGAACTTGGTGGGCCTGG GGCTTGCTGTCTCCAGTGCCCATGTGGTCTGTCAGCTGGAGCAAGGGGAAGGACCATGGGTGCCCGAGGGAGACGCCCCAGGAAGCAGCCATGCAG gTTGGGAGACCAAGTTTTCAGCTTCAAAATTGGGCATTGCTATTAAAGAATCATCTCAGGAAATACTAACAAGGGTTGATATATGTGTCTCCAATTTAGGAGAAGCCTGGAAACTTAAAGCCAATTTAGAAACTCCTCAGagcaataaagaaaagaatattcataAATATGATAGCTACGGAGAAGGTGAAtataatgaatgtgggaaatccTTCACTTATAATTCAAACCTTATGGAGTATCAGACAATTCATATTAGTAAAAAGCTTTATGAATGTCATGAATGTGGAAAGGTTTTCAGTCAGAAAGCAGAAATTAGacaacatcagagaattcatactggagagaaacctcatGAATGCAATGAATGTGGCAAGGCCTTTCGCCGTAGTTCACAGcttactgaacatcagagaattcacactggagaaaaaccatatgagtgtaatgaatgtggcaaAGCATTCCGACAGAGATCAAAACTTACtcgacatcagagaattcatactggagagaaaacTCATGTTTGTAATGAATGCGGGAAGGCCTTCCACCAGAGCTCAGCACTTATTCAACATCAAACagttcacactggagagaaaccttatgaatgtcaAGAATGTGGGAAGGCTTTTAGCCTGAGCACACGATTTATTGTACATCAgcgaattcatactggagagaaaccttatgaatgccctgaatgtggaaaagcctttcaCCAGAGAACAGGACTCACTGAACATCAacgaattcatactggagagagaGCTTATAGATGTAACAAATGTGGGAAGACCTTCTGCCAAAGAACAGGACTTactcaacatcagagaattcatacaggagaaaaaccttttgaatgcaaggaatgtgggaaagccttctgCCAGAGAACAAGGCTTACtcagcatcagagaattcacacaggagaaaaaccttttgaatgcaaggaatgtgggaaagccttccgAGTAAGAACGCTGCTCACTCAACATCAGAttatccacactggagagaaaccttttgaatgtaaggaatgtgggaaagcctttcgCCTGAGCACAGGGCTGAGTGAgcaccagagaattcacactggagagaaaccttatgaatgtaatgagtgtggaaaggctttccgCTGGAGTGCAGGACTTAGTCGACATCAGacaattcatactggagaaaaaccttttgaatgtagtgaatgtgggaaggctttcCGTCTGAGCACAGCATTGacagaacatcagagaattcacactggagagaaaccttttgaatgcaatgaatgtgggaaagcctttcgTCTGAGCATAGGACTTACTGAGCATCAGAGAAATCACACAGGAGAGAAACCGTATGAATGCagtgaatgtgggaaggccttcagtCAGAGTACACAGCTTAAtcgacatcagagaattcatactggagagaaaccttatgaatgcaatgaatgtgggaaagccttttgCCAAAGAGCAAACCTCATGCAACACCAGACCGTTCACACTGgtgagaagccttatgaatgtaatgaatgtgggaaagcttttagCCAAAGCACAGCCCTTACTGGACATCTGAGAATtcacactggggagaaaccttacgaatgcaatgaatgtgggaaggccttccgTCTGAGAACAGGACTTACTGAACATCAGCGAATCCACACTGGACAGAAACcatatgaatgcaatgaatgtggaaaggctttccgACTGAGCAAACAGCTTACTCAGCATTATAGAATTCACACAGGAGACAGGCTTTTAGAAGGTAGAGCTTTTTGA